The Sphaerospermopsis torques-reginae ITEP-024 genome has a window encoding:
- a CDS encoding histidinol-phosphate transaminase, translated as MLPFIRSDLNQFSAYKPHPSSNTSEPVATQFDRLDTNESPYDLPSEIKEKLAWTFQQVIESNRYPDGGHEALKEAIAEYVNESANLSFSTFTAAHISVGNGSDELIRSLLIATCLGGEGSILVANPTFSMYAILAQTLGIPVVSVGRNASNFEIDLTAAQSALEETQNPPIRVVFVVHPNSPTANSLTAAEVTWLKSLPEEILVVIDEAYFEFSQTTLVGELAQHSNWVVLRTFSKAFRLAAMRVGYCVGHPDAIAILEKVRLPYNLPSFSLASALVALQNRQLLLSSIPQTLSERSKLITALSPHPALEVTASDTNFIYLRLKPNTSQPVNEALKMINQTLTNEGTLIRLLPGGLRITLGTPEENSRTLTRLQTALAKLEY; from the coding sequence ATGCTTCCATTTATTCGTTCTGATTTAAACCAATTTTCTGCTTACAAACCCCACCCCAGCAGCAATACAAGCGAACCGGTTGCAACGCAATTTGATCGGCTGGATACTAATGAAAGTCCCTATGATTTGCCATCAGAGATCAAAGAAAAATTAGCATGGACTTTTCAACAAGTCATTGAAAGCAATCGTTATCCTGATGGTGGACATGAGGCGCTCAAAGAAGCGATCGCCGAATATGTCAATGAGTCAGCTAACCTTTCATTCTCCACTTTCACCGCTGCTCATATTTCTGTAGGTAATGGTTCCGATGAACTGATTCGTTCTTTATTAATCGCCACCTGTTTGGGGGGAGAAGGTTCGATTTTAGTTGCTAATCCAACTTTTTCCATGTATGCCATTTTGGCGCAAACTCTGGGCATTCCTGTGGTGAGTGTGGGTAGAAATGCAAGCAATTTTGAAATAGATTTGACAGCGGCACAATCAGCCCTAGAAGAAACTCAAAATCCTCCAATTCGGGTGGTTTTCGTCGTTCATCCCAATTCCCCCACAGCTAATAGTTTGACTGCGGCAGAAGTAACATGGTTGAAAAGTTTACCAGAGGAAATTTTGGTAGTGATTGATGAAGCTTACTTTGAATTTAGCCAAACTACCTTAGTTGGGGAATTAGCACAGCATTCCAACTGGGTAGTGTTGCGGACTTTTTCCAAAGCTTTCCGGTTAGCAGCTATGCGAGTAGGCTATTGTGTAGGTCATCCCGATGCGATCGCTATTTTAGAAAAAGTCCGTCTTCCTTACAATCTACCCAGTTTTTCCCTTGCTTCCGCTTTAGTAGCTTTACAAAATCGCCAACTTTTGCTGAGTTCCATTCCCCAAACTCTGAGTGAACGCAGTAAACTGATCACGGCTTTATCCCCACACCCAGCATTAGAAGTTACAGCTAGTGATACTAACTTTATTTACCTGCGTCTGAAACCGAATACTTCTCAACCAGTCAATGAAGCTTTAAAAATGATCAATCAAACACTCACAAATGAAGGAACTTTAATCAGATTATTGCCTGGGGGATTGAGAATTACTCTAGGAACACCAGAAGAAAACTCTCGTACCTTGACGCGATTACAAACAGCTTTAGCCAAGCTGGAATATTAA
- a CDS encoding YqiA/YcfP family alpha/beta fold hydrolase, giving the protein MTSFIYLHGFASSPKSTKAQDLSDRFTQIQIKLKIPDLNAGDFSHLTISRQLNQVKSEFPDPSIPVTLIGSSLGGLTSAHLAQQNLQVQRLVLLAPAFGFLSHWLPSLGAEKIKRWQQEEYLLVYHYGEGRELPLSYNFVTDAAQYQENLLQRPIPTLILHGKQDEVIPIQASRDFARSRPWVELIELDSDHALGNVTDEIWQAIPSFCKLGNGDW; this is encoded by the coding sequence TTGACTTCATTCATCTATCTTCATGGCTTTGCTTCCAGTCCTAAATCAACCAAAGCACAGGATTTGAGCGATCGCTTTACCCAAATTCAGATCAAGTTAAAAATTCCCGATTTAAATGCTGGTGATTTTTCCCATCTCACCATTAGCCGTCAATTAAATCAGGTTAAATCTGAATTTCCTGATCCATCCATACCTGTAACGCTGATTGGTTCTAGTTTAGGTGGTTTAACATCTGCTCATTTGGCACAACAAAACCTACAAGTGCAACGCTTAGTGTTACTAGCACCAGCTTTTGGGTTTTTATCCCATTGGTTGCCCTCTTTAGGAGCAGAAAAAATCAAACGTTGGCAGCAGGAAGAATATCTCTTGGTATATCACTATGGCGAAGGAAGAGAATTACCTTTAAGTTATAATTTTGTCACCGATGCAGCCCAATACCAGGAAAACTTGTTACAACGTCCCATTCCTACCCTGATTTTGCATGGCAAACAAGATGAAGTTATTCCTATTCAAGCTAGTCGAGATTTTGCGCGATCGCGTCCTTGGGTAGAATTAATAGAATTGGATAGCGATCACGCCTTGGGTAATGTTACAGATGAAATTTGGCAAGCCATTCCCTCATTCTGCAAACTGGGGAATGGTGACTGGTGA